Sequence from the Nocardia cyriacigeorgica GUH-2 genome:
CGGCGCCCCTGCCCGGTGAGGAAGCCGGCCGGGAACTCACAAACCTGGGAATCCCACTGAGCGACCTGTCCGGGTACGGTGTCAAAGCCCCCGATGACGGTGCGGTGTTCCCGCTGAAAACTGGATGAATCGATGAGTACTACCGCCGACAAGCTTGCCGACCTGCGCAAGAAGCTCGAGATCGCGCAGGAACCGGCCGGAGAGGCGGGAGCCGCCAAACGCGCACGTAAGGGCATTCCGTCCGCCCGCGACCGCATCGAGATGCTGCTGGATCCGGGCACCTTCGTCGAGCTCGGCGCCCTGGTGCGCAACCCCAACGACAAGGACGCCCTCTACGGCGACGGCGTGGTCACCGGACGCGGTCTCGTCGACGGCCGCCCGGTCGCGGTGTTCTCCCATGATCAGACGGTGTACGGCGGCACCATCGGCGAGATGTTCGGCCGCAAGGTCGCCGCGATCATGGAGCTGGCGGGCAAGATGGGCTGCCCGCTGGTCGGCATCAACGACTCCGGCGGCGCGCGCGTCCAGGAGGCAGTGACCTCGCTGCGCTGGTACGGCGAGCTCGCCACGAAAATGGAGCCGCTGTCGGGTGCGGTGCCGATGGTGTCGCTGATCCTGGGCAACTGCGCGGCCGGTGCGGTGTACCAGCCGATCTGCACCGACGTCGTGGTCGCCACCGAGAGCGCGCACATGTTCGTCACCGGGCCCAAGATCATCGAGGACGCCCTCGGCGAGAAGGTCGACATGGAGGAGCTCGGCGGCGCCTACAACCAGGCCGCCTACGGCAATATCCACCACGTCGCCAAGGACGAAGCCGCGGCCTTCGCCTGGGTCCGCAACTACCTGAGCTACCTGCCGTCCAGTGCCGTCGAGCAGCCGCCGATCGTGAACCCCGGCCTGGAGCCGGAGGTCACCGAGTCCGATCTATCGCTCGACACGCTCGTCCCCGACTCCGACAATTCCATCTACGACATGCACGACGTGCTGGTGCGGATCTTCGACGACGGCGAATTCCACGAGATCGGCGCGGCCGCCACCAAAAACATCATCACCGGCTTCGCCCGCGTCGACGGCCGCCCCGTCGGTGTGGTCGCCAACCAGCCCACCGTCCTCGCCGGCGCCCTCGACGCCAAGGCCAGCGACAAGGCCGCCCATTTCATCCACATCTGCAACGCCTTCGAGATCCCGCTGGTGCTGGTGGTCGACACCCCCGGCTTCCTGCCCGGCGTGGAACAGGAGAAGGTCGGCGTCATCAAGCGCGGCGGCCGCTTCCTGTTCGCCTACGTCGAGGCCACCGTCCCCAAGGTGACCGTCGTGATCCGCAAGGCCTACGGCGGCGGCTGGGCCGTCATGGGCGCCAAGGCCCTCGGCTGCGACGTCTACCTCGCCTGGCCCACCGCCCGCATCGCCGTCATGGGCGCCGAAAGCGCCGTCGGCCTCACCCAGCGCAAGATCCTCGACGCGACGCCTGATGATCAGCGCGCGGCGGTCCGTCAGCAGATGATCGACTTCTACAACGCGACCATCGCGACGCCGTGGATCGCGGCCGAACGCGGCTACATCGACGCCGTCATCGAGCCGTCGGCGACGCGGCTGGAGATCCGCCGGGCGCTGAACCTGCTCAAGGACAAGCAGGTCATCCGCTACCCGAGGAAGCATCACCTACTCCCCCTGTGACATTCGTCGAGTGGTACCTCATGCAGGCGTTGTCGGCGTGTCGCCTGCGTCATGTACCACTCGGCGGAGTCAGGGGACGGGGAGGGAGCTGAGGACGGGGAGGAAGCCCCAGTTCATGATGCGTTCGGCGTCGGCGGTGGCGGCGTCGAGGTCGAAGGGGGCGCTGTGCAGGACCACGCCGATCAAGCGCTGGGCGCCCCGCTGCGCTTCGAACAGCAGGCAGGTTCCGGCGGCATTCGTCGATCCGGTTTTGATCCCTGTTGTGCCCGGGTACCGGTGCAGTAGGTCGTTGGTGTTCTCCCAGACGTGAGCGCGGTTGGCCGGGCCCGCCGGCTGGTGATGAACCCGGGTCCCCACGATCTGCCGGAAGACCGGGTTGCCCATGGCGTGATGCCCCATCCGCACCATGTCGGCAGGCGTGGAATAGGTGGAGTAATCGCCCGGAACGGGCAGCCCACTGGGATCGGTGAAGTGCGTATTCCCCATCCCCAGCCGATGCGCCGTAGCGTTCATCTTCCCGATGAACGCCTCCCGCCCCGGCCCGAACGCCTCCGCCAGCGCATACGCCGCATCACACCCCGAAGGAAGCATCATCGCGTACAGCAACTGGCGCGCAGTGAGCACTTCACCGGCAACCAACCCCGCCGAACTCCCCCCATGCGCCGCCGACGCATCGATCGCCGACTGCGGCACCGTCACCGGCCGCTCCAGATCCCCCGCCTCCAACACCACCAACGCCGTCATCACCTTGGTAAGACTGGCCACCGGAACCCGCGCGTGCGCCTCCCGCGACCACACGATCAACCCGGTATTCCCCTCCGCCAACGCCGCCCCGCGCGCTTGAATCCCATCGGGTTGCAGCGCCACCGGAAACGGAGCCTGATCATTCGAGCCGCCGACAACCGGAGCCGCCGCGACAGTAGGCGCGAAAACAACGAGCACTCCAGCAATCGCCGCCGGCAGCACACGGGCATAGGTTCGCATCGGGCCATTGTGCAGCGGGATTGTTCCCAATAGTGGGATTTCAAGCCGCAGCGCGAACGCGTCACCGCTGGTCCAAGCGTTATCCGGCGGAAATGGCTCACCAACCGGCGACCCACTCGGCCACGATGTCCCAGTGCACCATCCGAGAATCCGCGTGGCCGCCTACGTCATCAGATACCGCACAACCCCCGAACTACTAGTCTTCGACCACACCGCCCACCCCGAAGCAGGAACCCAAATCCCCGCCGGTGGGGTGCACCCTGGTGAGTCCCTCGAGCAAGCGGTCCTCCGTGAAGTAGCCGAAGAGACCGGACTGCGCAACGTTTCCGTAGTCGACCAGCTCGCCGTAGACGACCACCCACACTCCCTCACCAACGTCCCCCGCCGAACAACCTTTTTCCGCCTACACGCCCGATCCGACACACCCGATACCTGGACGCACCGTGTCGACGGAGAAGGAGCCGACCACGGCCTGGTCTTCACCTGCCGCTTCGTACAACTGCCGCTGAAATCACCGTTGGCCGATCACCAGGATCGCTGGTTGTCTCGGATCTCGAGTTGAGCTTCCGGATACGGTGTTCTCAAGCTGCGGGATCGGTCGGCATCGTCACGGCACCATGCTCACATGCGGCAGCGACGGCTCGCCCCCGTGTCTCTGGAGAGTCACCGGACCCGAGTAATTCCCAAAGGTCTTCTACTAGAACGACCTTCGAATGCTCAACGTCGCGGCATCGTCACGACTACCCTCCGGCGGACGCTGACAGCTCGTGTACCGCCCACCTACTTGGAAACGCCATGCGCCTGCGCGTCGATCATTCACTTACGGATCACCCGACAGGGATCCGCGCAGGCGCGTGGTGAGCGTCTGCTATCTGGCATTCGTGCCCGATCTTCCGATGCCCGAGCCAGGAGGCGACGCGAGAAGAGCGATCTGGGTCCCCGTCGAGTCGGTGCTGAACGAGCCGACGGAGCTGGCGTTCGACCACCATCAGATCATCGCGGACGCGGTCGACCGAGCCAGGAGCAAACTCGAATACACCACCCTCGCAACACGATTTTGCCGACCGCAGTTCACCGTCGCCGAGCTACGGAGAGTTTACGAGATCGTATGGGGCCGCCCGCTGGATCAGCGCAACTTTCATCGCAAGATCACCAGCGCTGAAGGAGTCCTGATCCCCACCGGCGAGCGAACCACCCGCCACGGCGGGCGCCCAGCCGCCCTGTACCGTCGCGGCCCGGCCACGGTTCTACACCCTGCGATATTGCGACCCACCTCCGGATAACGCCGGGCGCTGCGTCGATCCCATCACTCAGCCAGCTTGCGGATCAGTACGTCGAAAACAGGGGCCCCATCCCAGTCGGGTCGTAGCACACCGACCCGGAACCAACCCCATTTCCGGTACCGCGCATATGCGTTCTCGTTCGTCGGATCCACGAGCAGGGTCGCCCGCTGTTCTTGTCGACCAGCCAGCAGTTCGTCGTGCAAAGCCCGCGCGTGACCTCTTCCGGTGTGCTCACGTACCACCATGATCTCCGACAGCGCGAATGTCCGTGTCCCGTCCTCTGTCGTGAAATCCGGCTCCTCTTCGTCGAGGTGCAGACCGTTCCACCACCGGGAATTCGCGGTGAGCGGCCACCCCCACGCCTGCCCGATCGCTTCGCCCTCGGAGTACAGCACGACCAGGTCGAATCCTGCACGGCTCGTGTAGGCGTCGAATCGCCGCATGGCCGCTTCCAGCGACTCGAACGGGTCGTCAGAGGCGACGGATTCGGTGTATGCGCGCGCGTACACGTCCTGAACGGTGACGCGGATCTTCCGGGCGCCCAGGTGGTCGAACCGCCGGAACTCAGTCAACTGCGGTGCCTTTCGTGGTGGTGAGAGCGTCGTAACGAGCCCGGAACTCCTCACCTTCGGGAAGCCTCTCAGCTGAGGCCCGCACCGGCTCGAGCACCTTGAGTGCACGGGGGGACGCAAGCCACGTTTCCAGCGCCTCGAGCACCGGCAGCCCTGTCGCGATTGCCTCTCCCATGTCGCCGGTACGAGCCAGCGACGCCGACCACCACGCTGCCGCGTGCACGGTGTTGCTGGGGCTGGCCGGCTCGCCTGCCACGACCTCGAACAGGCTGAGAGCCCGATTGTGGTTGCTCATATCCGTACAGGCTCGTGCCTCGTGGAACCGAACTTCGGAGTGACTGACGAACCGCAGCCACGCGGGACACTGATCGACCGGCTCGTCGGCCATTGCATTGTCCATCTCGCGCCACGCCGCCGACATCGCCTTGGCGACACTGCTCGCGTCTCCCGCCGTCCCGTATGCGGCCGCCTCGCGCGCAGCAATCAGCGCGTGAATCCGCCCCGCCGGCCGGCGCCGCACCAGATCTCCCGCGCGGCGGGTCAGCGCAAGAGCGTACGACGGAGATGCTCGTCCGATCCGCGCCAACGTGGTGCTTTGCAAGGCAGCGTTCATGCATGCGTGCACGGTCAAATCGTCGTCGTCAGCTGTGAACGCCAACGACAGTGCGTCGGAGTAACAACGCCATGCAAGCTGCGTCTGATCCGCATCGTAAGCCAGCCAACCAGTTTGGACAGCAAGCTCGCCGACTGCGGACATCCACGCCTTCCCGGTCGCATCGTCGAAGACGCAGCTGTGTAATAGCCCTCGAGTGCGCTCCAGCGCGTCGACCGCAGTGGGCAGAAGTCCGGCACCTCCGACCCGTTGCTGAGCAGCCTCCAGTTCAGCAGTGAATGCATTGAGCCGGTTCACATCCGCCATCCCGATGCGGGACGGTTTCCATTGCGGCAATGTCGCGACGGTCAGCGCAGCGGCCATGCTGAATTCGCGGCGGTTCACGTCTGCCTCATCCTCTATGTCTCCAGACGGCGAGTGTCGCTGTGCTGCGGCCCGGGGGCCGGATACGGCGAGCGCGAACCGACGCATCTGCTCCGGGCTCAGCTTGGCGAGCCAACTATCGAGGTCGGCGGCACGTTGCCCGCGCACCGGCCGCGATTCGGTGGCACGTTCCCATTTTCGCACGGTCGCAACAGACCACCCGATCTGTTCGGCGAACTGCTCCTGAGTCATACGGAGCGCGGCATCGCGCAGGGCGCGTACCTCAACCCGTGTCCAAGTCTCCACGATCATTCGATGCCCCCTGTCCCTGCGATCTAGCGGAAGAGTAGCGGTTCCCTATCACTGCTGTCCCTGGGATCGCGATCGGAGGTCGATGACGCTTGATTCGGCCTCGGCGCCGGGTCGAACATCCCGCTTGGTCAGGACATTACGAGCCTGACCGCAGCGGAATTCCCCGGCGCCGGGTGCCTGCCATGACACGTAAACGAGGAGGCTCTGTGCGCGAACGACCGCTGCTGCCTGAGCGAGCAGCGCCGAACCGGGATACGGAGACTTCCGCCCGGCTGCTGCGGCACCAACATTGTGTCGATACATCGACGTCGGAGCGAGTAGCGGTGGAGCCCCCGACCACACCCGCCGACGCCGAGGTGGCAGCATGAACCATTCGATCGCGCTCGGCTGGATCGACCACGACATCAGCAGCGCACCCGATTGGGACCGCGCCCAGATCCGCCGCCTCGCACTACGACTCGGCTACCAGCTCGTGTGGCCATGCGAACACTCGGTGCTACGACCGGCAGATCAGGTACGCAATGCCCAGGCCGAGCTGGTGATCCTGCCAGCACCCGACCACCTCGGCCCCCTCGAACTCAATGCGGTAATGGAGATCGCCGATGTAGAGATCGTGCTTCCACGACTCAGCTTCGCGCGGTGGACGATCGGACAGGCGAACCCATGAGCACTCTGGTGATCGTCGGCCTGGCGATCGCGATCGCGATACCGCTGCTGGTGATCGCGGCGACGATCTGGTGGCCGTGACATCAACTACCGGAATTGCTGCCGAGAACCCGAAGTCGGGCGGTGACGCCGTTCATAAGCAGCGATGGGCAATTCGGCGGTCGAGCGGCCCGCCTCGACTACAGGATCCGGCAGACCCATTGCTGATAATCACCAACCGGAACCGACATCGGCTCGAAGCCCGCCCTGTCGAAGAGCAACTCACTCGGACGGTTGTGCCGGTGAATGGACGCGGTTGCGACGGCGACGGCTCGCCCGAGCGATACCGCGCACTCGGCGATGCAGCCGCGTGCTTCGCGTAAGGCGCCGTCCGCCACGACGCCGCCCCGACCGCGAACGGTCTGGCATACACCGATTGCTGCGATGTGGGCCGCGACGAGTTCGGGCTCGGAACAATCGAAGATCAGGTGAACAGCAGCGACGATCCCGTTTTCAGGCACATCTCGACCGACGAGTAGCAAGTCGCCTTCCTTCAATCGCTTCGAGCTCTCCCGGAAGTGACTCTGAACCTCGTACTCCCACGGCTTGGGGTGTGGAAGCCTGCGACCGACGGGGCTTCGCGGCAGTGGTGTCGTGCACGAGAACGTCTGCAGCGAGATTGCGTCCCGGCGTTTGGTGATCCTCTCCCAGCGAAGTATCGGCGCGCTCACCCGGCGAGCCGGTTGTTCGTCGCTGCCCACTTCCCAAGATCGGCGGCGCTCGGCCGGTCCTCTAGCCGACGCGCGTAGGCATCAGCGAGCTGTTCATCATCCGGGGACAGGAAGTCGATCTCGTCGACTGGCACAGCAAGCGCCCAAGCGAGCAGCTCCGGCGAAACCGTGCCTGCGTCTACTCGACGTTGCAACGCGTCGACCACCAAGGACGGGAAGAGTCGAGTCGACGAATCCTGCTGTCGCACAGTCACTTTCTCCGTCCCCCCCACTACTTGCGCCTGAGCGCGGATCAGTTTCGGCGTCGATTCTCTCAGGGCGGACACGATGCCGGGCGCGGGTTGAATACGGAACCAGTCGAGGCGATTTTTCAAGGCCTTGCTCGAGACTCCGGTTCTCCACAGGAATCCCGCCAGCTGCCGCTCGTCCATCCGCTGCCAGTCTTCGCGATCGATCAGTTCTTGCGGCAGGAGCAGCTCCGCAGCAAAACGATTGGCAGGCGCTTCGTCTTTCTCTGCCGGCTCGGCGTTCCCGCTGTGGTGTCCGAGCGCGAGATGTGCCAGCTCATGCGCCAGCGACCAGTTGCTACGGAACCAGCTCGGAGTGGTCGCCAATAGGACAACCGCCCGAGGACCGATGGTGATCGAATAGTCGGTGCTGAGCCCTGGTAGACGAACGACATCGACGCCCAGCCGAGCTTCTACCGCCGCGCCGAAGGTTCGCACAAAGTCGTCGCCGAGTATTTCACGCATACGGCCTGGGTCATCTGGCAGCTTCTCGCTCGGAGGCGGGCCCTCTGGAAGGGCGGCGTTGTAGACCTCCACTACCTGCGCAAGGATCTCGTCGTCATGGACGCGGCCCGGATTCATGGGCACACGCCGGTCCGGATCCCAACTGTGCCGGGCAGCGATCTGAACTCGACGAGGATCCTCATGCCCAGTGGCGAGCCAGTAGAGATCCGCGCCCAGCTCATCCGCGATTCTGGCCAGCTCTGTCGACGAGAAACCGCGCTGCCCGTTCAGTGCTCGGGAGAGCGCGTCGGGCTTCATACCGGCCTGGTCAGCGAGTTGTCGCTGACTCATGCCGGATGGAATGCGCGACCGAATGCGATCGCCCACCGCCACAAGCTTCTCGTCCATGCATCCATGCTACCGACGCATTGGGATTTTCCCAACGCATAGCTTCGTGCCCGTTTCGTCGACCGGGCCACAGGTTCATCGACGACGTCGGCGTCAGACACGGGAGCAACATCGCGCCCCACGATCGACAACCGGACCATGACTGGCGATTCCTGTGCCCCAGATCACATCCCCGCCGGTGTCACGACCGCCGGATTCCGGTGTCGAAAAGAGGTGTACCAGTCAAACACGCGCCCACCGGGCGAGAAGGGAATCGAGATGCGCCGGCACCACCCTCCGGATCCATCCCACCCCAACCTGCCGGTATCTCGACGCGTACTGCTCCAGGGTGTCGCCGCAGGAGTCGCGCTCGTCTCCGCCGGATGCCTGTCGATCGAAAAGAAGGACCGAACCATGGCTACGACAACAGTTCTCGACTCACACATGTCCTACGTCGACCTCGGCGCCGGCACCCCGCTCGTCTTCCTGCACGGCAACCCGAGCTCCTCGCATATGTGGCGCAACGTGCTGCCCCATATGCCCGCCGCGCGCCTGCTTGCCCCGGACCTCATCGGCATGGGCGCATCGGGCAAACCCGATATCGGCTACAGCTTCGCCGAGCACGCCCGCTACCTCGACGCCTGGTTCGACACCCTCGGCCTCGACCGGGTCGTCCTGGTCGGCCACGACTGGGGCGGCGCGCTCGCCTGTGATTGGGCCGCGCGCCACCCAGAGCGAGTGCTCGGTCTCGCCCTCTTCGAGAGCATCCTCAAACCGATGCGCTGGGAGGACCTCTCCCCGCAGGCGCGCACCCGGTCCGAATCCATCCGCACCCCCGGCATCGGCGAAGACATGGTGCTCGACCAAGACCTGTTCATCCGTCAGGCGTTCACCGGGGGCGTACTCGAACCGGTCGGCGAGACGGATCTGCAGACCTACCTCGCGCCCTTCCCGACCCCCGAAAGCCGCCGGCCGGTGCTGGCGTGGGCGCGGCAGATGCCGCTCGGCGGCGAACCCGCCGACCTGGTGGCTCGTATCGAAGCCTACGACCGGTGGCTGTCCGACAGCGTCGGGACGCCGAAGCTGCTGCTGACGTTCGAAGGCTCCCCGACCCTGCTCATCGACCCGGCGATGGCCGGCTGGTGCGAAAACCACATCGCAACACTGGAAGTCGTCGCCTGCGGCGCGGCCGGACACCATGCCGCCGAGGACCGGCCCGGCGAGATCGGCACCGCGATCGCCGAGTGGCTGCGGCGCCACCGCCTCACCGGAGGCCGCTGACGGTGATATCCATTGCCCCCACGCGGCCATCGGCCGAGGATGAACCGATGACCATCGACGCCCCGACCGCACCCGAACCGAGCGAGGTCGCGCTCGTCGCGCAAGCTGTCGACGGCAACCCCGACGCGGTGGCCCGGATCCTGCGCGACCTCCAGGATCCGATCTACCGGCTGGCGCTCCGGATGACCGGCCGCCCCGCCGACGCGGAGGACGCCACCCAGGAGATCCTCCTGCGCGTCTTCACCCGCCTGGCCATGTGGCGCGGTGAGGCGAAACTCCTCACCTGGGCCTACCGCATCGGGGTCAACCACCTGCTCAACCAGCGCCGGCGGTCACCCCAGGAGGCGGCGCAACTCAGCCTCGACGCCTTCGGCGACAAACTGACCGAAGACCTGGCCACCGACTACCCTGGCCCCGATGCGGAACTGCTCGCTACCGAGGTCCGCCTCCAGTGCAGCCAAGCGATGCTGCAATGCCTGTCCCGCGAGGAACGCGTCGCGTTCGTCCTCGACGACGTATTCGGCGTCGGATCCACCGAGGCCTCCTGGATCCTGGACATCACCCCCACCGCCTACCGCAAACGTCTCGAGCGGGCCAAGAAACGCCTGCGCACCTTCCTGACCTCGGCCTGCGGCATAGCGTCCGAGCAGGCGCGGTGCCGGTGCGCGCGCCGAGTCGACTACGCGATCTCGACGGGACGAATCAATCCACAACACCCGGAACTGGCCACCCACCCCGTCAGCGCCGGCGCCGCGACCGCCGAACTCCAGATGATCGCGCTGCACGACGCGGCAGCCATATTCCGCGCCCACCCGGACTACGCCCTCCCCGACGCCAAACGCAACGCCGTCGCCGATCTGCTGAGGTCCGGTCGCTTTCCGTTACTGGCCGACCATACCGGCTGACGGGCGCACAACCACTCGCGCGGAGGCTGTTCACGACGAGATCGCCGCGGTGCGCAGACACGTCGATACGCGCCTCAGTCCGTGGTCGGGATCATGATGACCCCGTTGGCGAGAACGACGCGGGCGTTCAGAACGCCGCGTCGCTCGGTGCCGATCGGACCTTGCGGAACCGGCCCGGCGACGAGCCGGACCGGCAGACTGGAGACCTCACGCGGGTCCACCGAGCGGCGGATGCTCCAGCACCCGAGGCTTGTACTCCACCAACTGCATACGCCCATCGAAGTTGCGGTGCTCGATCATGTCGAGAG
This genomic interval carries:
- a CDS encoding haloalkane dehalogenase, giving the protein MRRHHPPDPSHPNLPVSRRVLLQGVAAGVALVSAGCLSIEKKDRTMATTTVLDSHMSYVDLGAGTPLVFLHGNPSSSHMWRNVLPHMPAARLLAPDLIGMGASGKPDIGYSFAEHARYLDAWFDTLGLDRVVLVGHDWGGALACDWAARHPERVLGLALFESILKPMRWEDLSPQARTRSESIRTPGIGEDMVLDQDLFIRQAFTGGVLEPVGETDLQTYLAPFPTPESRRPVLAWARQMPLGGEPADLVARIEAYDRWLSDSVGTPKLLLTFEGSPTLLIDPAMAGWCENHIATLEVVACGAAGHHAAEDRPGEIGTAIAEWLRRHRLTGGR
- a CDS encoding helix-turn-helix domain-containing protein; the protein is MDEKLVAVGDRIRSRIPSGMSQRQLADQAGMKPDALSRALNGQRGFSSTELARIADELGADLYWLATGHEDPRRVQIAARHSWDPDRRVPMNPGRVHDDEILAQVVEVYNAALPEGPPPSEKLPDDPGRMREILGDDFVRTFGAAVEARLGVDVVRLPGLSTDYSITIGPRAVVLLATTPSWFRSNWSLAHELAHLALGHHSGNAEPAEKDEAPANRFAAELLLPQELIDREDWQRMDERQLAGFLWRTGVSSKALKNRLDWFRIQPAPGIVSALRESTPKLIRAQAQVVGGTEKVTVRQQDSSTRLFPSLVVDALQRRVDAGTVSPELLAWALAVPVDEIDFLSPDDEQLADAYARRLEDRPSAADLGKWAATNNRLAG
- a CDS encoding NUDIX hydrolase yields the protein MAAYVIRYRTTPELLVFDHTAHPEAGTQIPAGGVHPGESLEQAVLREVAEETGLRNVSVVDQLAVDDHPHSLTNVPRRTTFFRLHARSDTPDTWTHRVDGEGADHGLVFTCRFVQLPLKSPLADHQDRWLSRISS
- a CDS encoding NUDIX hydrolase → MVSVCYLAFVPDLPMPEPGGDARRAIWVPVESVLNEPTELAFDHHQIIADAVDRARSKLEYTTLATRFCRPQFTVAELRRVYEIVWGRPLDQRNFHRKITSAEGVLIPTGERTTRHGGRPAALYRRGPATVLHPAILRPTSG
- a CDS encoding helix-turn-helix domain-containing protein, which produces MIVETWTRVEVRALRDAALRMTQEQFAEQIGWSVATVRKWERATESRPVRGQRAADLDSWLAKLSPEQMRRFALAVSGPRAAAQRHSPSGDIEDEADVNRREFSMAAALTVATLPQWKPSRIGMADVNRLNAFTAELEAAQQRVGGAGLLPTAVDALERTRGLLHSCVFDDATGKAWMSAVGELAVQTGWLAYDADQTQLAWRCYSDALSLAFTADDDDLTVHACMNAALQSTTLARIGRASPSYALALTRRAGDLVRRRPAGRIHALIAAREAAAYGTAGDASSVAKAMSAAWREMDNAMADEPVDQCPAWLRFVSHSEVRFHEARACTDMSNHNRALSLFEVVAGEPASPSNTVHAAAWWSASLARTGDMGEAIATGLPVLEALETWLASPRALKVLEPVRASAERLPEGEEFRARYDALTTTKGTAVD
- a CDS encoding acyl-CoA carboxylase subunit beta is translated as MSTTADKLADLRKKLEIAQEPAGEAGAAKRARKGIPSARDRIEMLLDPGTFVELGALVRNPNDKDALYGDGVVTGRGLVDGRPVAVFSHDQTVYGGTIGEMFGRKVAAIMELAGKMGCPLVGINDSGGARVQEAVTSLRWYGELATKMEPLSGAVPMVSLILGNCAAGAVYQPICTDVVVATESAHMFVTGPKIIEDALGEKVDMEELGGAYNQAAYGNIHHVAKDEAAAFAWVRNYLSYLPSSAVEQPPIVNPGLEPEVTESDLSLDTLVPDSDNSIYDMHDVLVRIFDDGEFHEIGAAATKNIITGFARVDGRPVGVVANQPTVLAGALDAKASDKAAHFIHICNAFEIPLVLVVDTPGFLPGVEQEKVGVIKRGGRFLFAYVEATVPKVTVVIRKAYGGGWAVMGAKALGCDVYLAWPTARIAVMGAESAVGLTQRKILDATPDDQRAAVRQQMIDFYNATIATPWIAAERGYIDAVIEPSATRLEIRRALNLLKDKQVIRYPRKHHLLPL
- a CDS encoding RNA polymerase sigma factor, producing the protein MTIDAPTAPEPSEVALVAQAVDGNPDAVARILRDLQDPIYRLALRMTGRPADAEDATQEILLRVFTRLAMWRGEAKLLTWAYRIGVNHLLNQRRRSPQEAAQLSLDAFGDKLTEDLATDYPGPDAELLATEVRLQCSQAMLQCLSREERVAFVLDDVFGVGSTEASWILDITPTAYRKRLERAKKRLRTFLTSACGIASEQARCRCARRVDYAISTGRINPQHPELATHPVSAGAATAELQMIALHDAAAIFRAHPDYALPDAKRNAVADLLRSGRFPLLADHTG
- a CDS encoding GNAT family N-acetyltransferase — encoded protein: MTEFRRFDHLGARKIRVTVQDVYARAYTESVASDDPFESLEAAMRRFDAYTSRAGFDLVVLYSEGEAIGQAWGWPLTANSRWWNGLHLDEEEPDFTTEDGTRTFALSEIMVVREHTGRGHARALHDELLAGRQEQRATLLVDPTNENAYARYRKWGWFRVGVLRPDWDGAPVFDVLIRKLAE
- a CDS encoding D-alanyl-D-alanine carboxypeptidase family protein; its protein translation is MLPAAIAGVLVVFAPTVAAAPVVGGSNDQAPFPVALQPDGIQARGAALAEGNTGLIVWSREAHARVPVASLTKVMTALVVLEAGDLERPVTVPQSAIDASAAHGGSSAGLVAGEVLTARQLLYAMMLPSGCDAAYALAEAFGPGREAFIGKMNATAHRLGMGNTHFTDPSGLPVPGDYSTYSTPADMVRMGHHAMGNPVFRQIVGTRVHHQPAGPANRAHVWENTNDLLHRYPGTTGIKTGSTNAAGTCLLFEAQRGAQRLIGVVLHSAPFDLDAATADAERIMNWGFLPVLSSLPVP